A genomic region of Octopus sinensis linkage group LG2, ASM634580v1, whole genome shotgun sequence contains the following coding sequences:
- the LOC115232679 gene encoding uncharacterized protein LOC115232679, whose translation MHGQSHTVCRLALHLPDEQQVYYIVGEQRQAAARAQERDTHLIAWFKLNQSEENARNLLYCDIPEQYEFHKQTTKWTRRLRFDNIVTRMYSTSLHNADKFYLNMLLQHIPGATSFNHLRTVEDEEFETFKEACFFKAIFKKLFGMVPN comes from the coding sequence ATGCATGGGCAGTCCCACACAGTATGCCGTTTAGCTCTACATTTACCCGATGAACAACAAGTCTACTACATAGTAGGAGAGCAACGACAAGCAGCTGCACGAGCACAAGAGCGTGACACACATTTAATCGCTTGGTTCAAGCTAAATCAATCTGAAGAGAATGCTAGAAATCTCCTTTACTGTGATATCCCTGAACAATATGAGTTTCACAAGCAAACTACAAAGTGGACACGGCGACTGCGCTTCGATAATATTGTAACCAGAATGTACTCCACAAGTCTACATAATGCAGATAAATTTTACTTAAATATGCTACTCCAGCATATCCCTGGCGcaacttctttcaatcatttaagAACTGTTGAAGATGAAGAATTTGAAACTTTCAAAGAGGCGTGTTTTTTTAaggcaatttttaaaaaacttttcggAATGGTACCCAATTGA